The Paracoccus albus region GACAAGCGCGAATGCACGGCTGGAGATCCCGTCCCTGGCGCCTATGGGGTCCGGGTGGCAGGGTGCGCTGAATGCCGATGCGGTCGTTACGCAAGGGGCCGATGGCCAGCGGCAGATCAATGTTGATGCGGTCGGTCAGGACCTCGCCCTTGGACAGCAGAATGTCGACGGCGCTTTGGTCGGCCAGACCGATATCACCATGACGGCAGAGCAGACGGCAGCTGGTGTCCTTCGCCTGCAATCTTTGGACATATCCAACCCTCAGCTTGCGGCGCAGGCATCGGGGGAACTGGTCGATGGCCGGGCAAGCGGGCAGGCGGCGGCGCAGATCGCCAATCTAGCAGCACTTGGACAGGGCTGGTCGGGATCGCTGGATGCGACCGCACAACTTGCGACGGATCAGGAAGGCACGCGACGCGTCGAAATCGACGGCACAGGGCAGAATATCAAGCTGGGTCAGGCACAGGCAGATGCCGCCCTGACCGGCATCACGACAATCGACATTGCCGCCGCGCAGCGCCGCGACGGCGCCATTGATATCGAACGTGCGAATATCACAAACGATCAGCTGACCGCGACTGCGCAAGGCCAGATCGGACAAGACGGTACCGACGCGACAGGCAGCCTGGACGTGCGCGACCTTGCCTCTCTTGGTTTGGGACTGCAGGGCGCGTTGGATGTGGATGCGGTTTTTGCCGATACCGGCGACGGTGCGCGCAGGCTGACAGTCACGGGAACCGGGGAAGACCTTGCCCTTGGTCAGCGCGGCAATGCCGGTACGCTGACGGGCACGACCGATATCGACGTGGCGGCACTGGAGCGCGATGGCACTTACACTATCGAACGTGCGACGCTGACCAACGATCAGACGCGCATCAATGCCGAAGGCTCCATCGGTCCTGGCGGGACCGACGCCCGTGCTGATCTGGATATCAGCGACCTGTCGGCGCTTGGCCTTGGTATGGCCGGCGCAGTCACCGCAGAGGCGAGCGTGCAAGACACCGAAGCCGGCGGGCAGGCTTTTTCAGTCACCGGCACCGCCACCGATCTTGCCCTTCGTCAGGCGGGCGAAGACCGTGCGTTGCAGGGCGAGACGCGCTTTGTCGCCAATGGCAGCCTGAATGAGGGTGTCGTCACGCTGGATTCCGCGCAAATCGACAACCCGCAACTCAGCGCAAATGCCAGCGGCGTCTATGGCCCCGATCAGACCGAGCTGACGGCAAGACTTGACGCCTCTGACCTGTCATTTATCGGCGGCGGTGTTGGCGGTGCGGCGAATGCTTCGGCAGAGATTACGGATACCGATGACGGTCGCGTTTTTGATGTAACCGGCTCTGCTCAGGACCTGACGATCGGCAACGCTCAGGCCGATGCGGCGCTTGCTGGTGAAACGCGGCTGGCCGTTCGGGCGATACAGAATGGCAGCCGCTATGAAATAGAGCAGCTTCAGGCCGAAAACCCGCAGATAGAAGTTTCGGGGCAGGGCGTTCTGGGCGGTGGTCAGACGCGCTTCGAAGGCAATGCCGGCAGCGACGATCTGTCATTTCTCGGCCAAGGCTTTGGCGGCGCGGTCAACGCCGATGCAACCCTGCAAACCCGTGGCGGCGTGGTCGAGTTCGACATAAGCGGGACCGGCTCAAACATCGCTGTCGGCGTCGCGCAACTTGATGCGGCGCTTGCGGGCAATACAAGTTTCAGCGCAACCGGGCAGCAGGACGGCGCGCTGATCCGTCTGGATCAGGCGACCGCATCGAATGATCAGCTGAACGCGAATGCAACCGGGGTTTACGGTGCAGGACAAACTGACATCACGGCAGAACTTTCGGTACCAAGCGTTGGTTTTGCTGGCGGCTACAGCGGCAGCCTGAACTCGAACGCGCGCATTCTTGACGTGGCGGAGGGCCGCAGGATCACAGCCGACGCGGTTGCCAATGGTCTGGGCATCGGAAATGAGCGCGTGGACGGCTTGCTGGCTGGACAGACAGTTGCCGATGTCGCACTGCTACAAACCGAGGGCGGCATCATCGTTGAACGGCTCAACGCGCGGAATCCGAATCTTCAGGTTATTGCGGACGGCAACCCTGCACAGGGGCTGAACGTCGATGCGCGCCTGTCGGACCTGTCCTCTGTCCTGCCTGGTATCGACGGACCTGCGCAGGCGGTTGGGACCGTTCAGCAGACTGAGGCCGGAACCCAGATGGATATCGCCGTGACCGCTCCGGGCGGAACGCGCGCGCAATTGGTTGGGCAGCTTGCCGGTGACGCCACCGATCTGCGCATGAGCGGTGTCAGCGACGCAGCCGCTGCCAACCCCTTCCTGCGGACCCGCAGCGTCGAGGGGCCCGTGAGTTTCGATCTGCGTATGCAAGGTCCTCCGGATCTGAATTCGATCACCGGCAATGTCAGTATGCCAAGCGGACGTCTTGCCGAACCCCGTATCGGGCTGACCGTCGATGATCTTCGTCTCGACGCGCAACTTGAACGTGGGCTTATAGATCTGGACGTCGCTGGAAATATCAATGCAGGCGGCAGCCTTGCTGTCGATGGCGCGGTCGATCTTCGCAGCGGCTCTCCGGTGCTGGATCTGAGGGCACGGCTGAATCGGGCCGTCATTCGCGATCCCAACCTTTACGAACTGGTCGCGGACGGCACCGTCTCTGTCACGGGTGTTGCCGCTGACGGTCCCTTGGTCAGCGGCACGATCAATATTATTGAAGCCGAATTCCGCATCCCCTCGACCGGATTGGGCGGCGCACAGGACATTCCCGATATCGTGCACGTCAACGACAATTGGCGCATTGCTGCGACACGCGCGAAGGCGGGCATCGAACCCTATGGCAGTCTCGCTGCGCAAGCGGCCGAGTTAAGCGGACCGGCGGCCGTTCCGCCCGCAAACCCTGCCCGCTTTGACCTGACTATCAACGCGCCCAACCAGATCTTCGTGCGTGGTCGCGGCGTCGATGCCGAACTTGGCGGCTCTACCCGGCTGACCGGCGATGCGCGCAACCCCATCCCAATCGGCCATTTGTCGCTGATCCGTGGGCGCGTCGACCTGCTGGGCAAGCGGTTCGACCTGACGGAGGGTCTGGTAGAGCTACAGGGCAGCATGATCCCGGTTATCCGGTTGGTGGCCACCCATACCGAAGACGACATCACCATCCGCATCATCATTGACGGCGAAGTGCGCGATCCGGACATCACATTCGAATCCGATCCGTCGCTGCCGGAAGAAGAGGTTCTGTCGTATCTGCTGTTCGGGCAGGGTCTGGACCAGATCAGCCCGCTTCAGGCTGCACAGCTTGCCAATGCGCTTGCAGTGCTGGCCGGTCAGGGCGGCATCGGCGTCGTTGGCAATATCCGAGAGGCGACGGGTCTCGATGATCTGGATATGACCGTGGACGATGATGGCAGCGTAGCAGTGCGTGCGGGCAAATACCTTTCGCGCAACGTCTATACCGATGTTGAGCTTGACGATGCCGGAAAGACCCAGATCAACCTTAACCTTGATGTCACCGACTCGCTGACGGCCCGAGGTTCGGTTGACAGCGAAGGCGACAGCACGCTCGGCCTGTATTACGAAAGAGATTACTGATCAGCACCTTACGAACGCGACGCTTTACCGATGGCGCAAGCCGGACTAGGGTTCCTCTGTGAAGGCTTAACAAAAGCTGCATTGGAGGAAACTGAATGAGTAAGCGAGACGAGCTGATCGCAAAATATGCCGCAGATATCAAGGAAAAGCTGGGTCAGACGCCCGACATGGATCTGCTGACGAAAGTGACCATCGGTTGCGGTCCCTCTATATATAACGCGGACAGCGAGACGGTCGCTGCCAGCGATAACGCCGAGCTTGAGCGCGTTAAGAACAACTTCCTGATGAAGAAGCTCGGGCTGCCGGATGGACCAGCTCTGATGGAGGCGATCACAAAAGTGATGTCAGACTATGGCAGTTCGAACCGCAACAAATATCGCGCCGTCGTCTACTATATGCTGACGAAGCACTTTAACAAAGAAGCTGCTTACAACTGATAAAGCCACATGCGGGCCGGAAGTGCCTTTGTTTCGGCCCGCTTGGCGCTTGCAACTCTCTTCCCTATCCAAAGCCAGGATGCGGCGGATGCCGTCCCAACCTCTTCTGGTCAGTGATGAAAAGGGAAAACCGATTCAAATGTCACGATAATATCAACAGTTTTCAGTAAGACCTCTTGCTACCCAACGACGTTTTCATGCGTTACAGGCCCGAATAGCACTCCATTTTTGTTCAGAAGGTGACCCCAATGACCAGATTTTCCACCGCTACAGCCCTTGGCGTTATCCTCGCAGCGTCACCCGCGCTTGCCGAAATTACACCGGGTTCGGTGTGGGAGCAGCTGAGCACCTATTACGAGACGATGGGCCTTACGGTCACGACCGAAGACGTCGAAGAGGCAGGCGATACCGTCACGGTGCGCGGTCTTTCGCTTTCGCAGTCGGACGACACGGGATCAATTGACGCCCAACTGGGCGATCTGGTGCTGACGGCCACGGGCGACGGCGGCGTCACCGTCGATATGGCCGACGAATGGACGGGTACAGCATCATTCGAAGCGCCGATTTACGATGATGAAGACGACGCGACCATGGCGCCCGATGCGACAGATGATACCACGTCCGCCGCCGAAGATGCGGCCACGGACGATGCCGCGGATGCCGACACCACAGGTGGCAGCGAAGCAGAAGATGCAGCCGATGCCGAGACCACGGCACCTGATGCGGCGGACGATCAGTCCTCGGACGATGATGACGCTGAAACCCAGGAAATGGGCACCGTGGAAGTCGCTTTCACCGCGACCAATCCGGGTGAGACCATCACAGTGAACGATGACGGCGGCGCAAACCTCTATGAGTTTGCCTTCCCGACGATGGAAGTGGTCGTCGACAGTGTCATCGGCACCGATGGCATGACATATGAAACCCCCCTCACCGCGACGATCACCAACTTTACAGGTACCGAGCGGATAGATTCCACCGACGGGTTCAAACTGGTTCAAACCGGCGCCGCCGATTCAGTTGCGCTGACGGTAGATTTCGCCGACGACAATGCGAGCGCCGACATTTCCGGCACCATCTCGGATATTGCATATAACAGCGATACGAATGTCCCCGCCGGAACCGAGCTTGGCCCGGACCTGACCGGCGCATTGAAGGCCGGTCTGGATATCAGCGGCGACATGACCGCAAGCGATCTTGACTTTCAGGTCGACATGGAAGGCACGAATGACGAAGGCACGATGCAGACCGTTTCCATCGCCTCAAAGTCGGCGGACCTTGCTCTTGACGTTATGATGGCGAACGGGATGGTTGGCTATTCAGGCACGTCCGGTGCGACCACGGTGGATGCGACGCTGCCTGACATGCCAATGCCGATCAATTACGCCTCTGACAGTGCCGAATTCAACATCGAGATGCCGCTTGTTTCTGCGGCGGAGCCGCAGCCATTCAAATTCGTCTATGGGCTGACCGGCCTGACACTGTCCGACAGCATCTGGGCAATGTTCGACCCTCAGTCGGCGCTGCCGCGTGATCCGGCGAACGTCCATATCGACGTGTCCGGCACCGCTACGCTGGATGTCGACCTGACCGATCAGAACGCAATGTCCGACCCTTCTGTCGCTCCGGGAGAGTTCAACTCTGTCTCGATCAACAACGTCGACATTTCGGCACTTGGTGCCAGTGTCTCCGCCACGGGTGAGCTGAACAGCCCGGAGGGCGGCAACATGACGACGCCGGTTGGCGTTATCAATGGCCGCCTGGAAGGTATCAACGCGCTGTTCGACAAGCTGATCGAAGCTGGCATGATGCCGCAGGAACAGGCGATGGGTGTTCGCATGATGTTGGCCATGTTCGCCAAGCCGGACCCCGAAAATGCCGAGGTCATGACTTCGGAAATAGAGTTCCGCGAAGGTGGCTCCATCTTTGCAAACGGTCAGCAAGTCAAGTAAACCTGCCATCCGAATAATGAGGCGGGCCGTCGCGTTCAGTCGTGGCGGCCCGTTCGGTTTCGGGGTTGCGTCACAGACTGTTTGCCGCCCATTAACACTAATGTCACTTTTCCGCGCCCACCAAGGATCCACATGCTTCGAGATCTGACACATGCCCTGCTACAGGCGGCCCGCGACGAAGGGGCCGAAGAGGCCGAGGCGATGGCCATTCGTGCTGCTGCGACCGGCATTGATGTGCGCAACGGCAGCCTGGAACATGCCGAACGCGCGGAAGGGGTGGAGATCGGTCTGCGGGTGCTGATTTCCGGACGGCAGGCAAGCGTTTCCGGTGCCGATCACCGCCAGGACACAATTAGGACTATGGCCCGGCGCGCGGTGGCGATGGCGCGTTCGGCACCGGTCGACGATAGCCTTGGGCTTGCCGACACCGATCAGCTCGCCACCGAAACCGAAGGCGATTATCTTCAGCAGTTCGACACCAGCGAAGCCCCCGACCCCGCCGCGCTTGAAGACCGCGCCCTGCGGGCAGAGGCTGCAGCGCTTTCCGTCGACGGCGTCAGGACCGTTGAATCCGCGAATGCCAGCTATTCACACAGGGAAAGCTGGCTGGCGATGAGCAATGGTTTCGAAGGCGGCCACCGCCGCAGCCAGCACGCCACAAGCTGCACCGCAATCAGCGGTTCGGGCCCGGGGATGGAGCGTGATCACGCAGGCGAGGGCCGCATCTGGGCAGAAGACATGCCCTCAGCCGAGGAAATCGGCCAGCTCGCCGGTGAACGCGCGGTCGCCCGGTCAGGTGCGCACAGGCCGCCCACCGGTGCCTTTCCGATCATCTACGACGAACGGATCTCGTCGGGGCTGATCGGGCATCTGCTTTCTGCGGTGAACGGAACAGCCATTGTGCGCGGTGCAAGCTGGCTGCGCGATGCGATGGATATGCAGGTTCTCCCCGAAAGCATCACAGTGCAAGAGAATCCGCACCTGCCGCGCATGTCCTCTTCCCGCGTCTTCGACGCTGAAGGCCTGCCGACGAAGCCGCGCGACATCGTCCGGGACGGCCTCCTTACATCCTGGACCCTTGACCTCGCGACAGCGCGCAAGCTTGGGCTTGAAAGCACCGCCAGTGCGGTGCGCGGACTGGGCGGGCCACCGGCACCGGGGCTGTCCAACATCCGCATGACCGAAGGGGATCACAGCCGTGACGAGCTGATCGCCGATATGGGGCGAGGGTTGCTTGTCACATCTTTGATCGGCTCTTCCATTAACCCTACAACGGGTGATTACTCTCGCGGTGCGGCTGGGTTTTGGGTTGAGAACGGGAAGATCAGCTATCCCGTCAATGAATGCACGATTGCCGGCAATCTGCGCGATATGCTGATGCGGCTGACCCCGGCAAATGACGCTCGTGACTGGCGCGCGGTTCGTGTGCCCAGCCTGCTGGTTGAAGGAATGACCGTTGCCGGCGCCTGAGGAAGACCTGAAGCTGCTCGTTTCGGCCGCCGAAAAGGCCGGAGAGATAGCGCGTCGCTACTGGCGGCAGGAACCCGTGACCTGGGAGAAGGATCTTGGCGCAGGTCCCGTGACCGAGGCTGATCTTGCCGTCAACGATTTCCTGAGCAGCGAATTGTTAGGCGCGCGGCCCGAATATGGCTGGCTGTCCGAAGAAAGTCCCGATGATCCGGCGCGGCTGGATGCGCTACACTGCTTCATCATTGATCCAATTGATGGCACCCGTGCCTTTATCGATGGGCAAGAAGGGTTTTCGCATTCCCTCGCCATCGCGCGTGGTGACAGGATCGTCGCCGCCGTTGTCCATCTTCCCGTCAAGAGATTGACCTATGCCGCACATGAAAATGGCGCGGCGACACTGAATGGCAAGGCGATCAGGGTAAGCGAGGCAGCCATGCCCGATGCCGACGTGCTTACGACCAAGGCCTCCCTTGCGCCCGCTTTCTGGAAGGGAGGCAATCCGCCAGAGTTCAAACGCAGCTTCCGACCCTCGCTTGCGTGGCGGTTATGTCTCGTGGCGGAGGGTCGGTTTGACGCGACGCTGTCGCTGCGGTCAGCGTGGGAATGGGATATCGCGGCAGGCAGCCTGATTGCGGAAAAAGCGGGGGCCAGCGTAACCACCATGACTGGTCGGCCCATGCGATTCAACAATCCGCAGCCCATGCTGGATGGGCTGGTGATTGCGGGACCGACGCTTCACGCCGAATTCATGGCGCATCTTGAAGGGCGCTGAAGCAGCGCCCGAGCCCCGCTATCAGAACAACGGCGGAAGGTCCGCGTAAGGATCGCCACCGCCCGGAACGGTAGCAACAATCGTTGTGCCGGGGCCACCGAGTGCCGCAATCTGCTCTGCCAGCATCGTTATCGCGACAGAGGCCGCATTTGCCACCGCCTGGGGATTATCCTGATCGACAGGCACGGCGATATCGAAGACACGGGTATGATGAGACCCCGCACCGCCGCCTTCGGCAGCGACGAAATAGCGGCCCTTCAAGCGGAAATAGCCGTCATTTGCAGCCAAAGCCTGCTCGACACGAACATCCAGCCTGTGCTGTGGGGGTGAGGGGAACGGCCATGGTTCCGGCACGACCGAGCCGCCAGAAATTTCCGAAATGGCGCGCGCAAGCGTGATCGTGAAAGCGCGTTCGGGATTATCCGCCCAAAGGATCTTTGTGCTCGACCGTACGGCCCCGTCAGTGCCCTGCCACGACAATTCGTCGGCAGCGGCGTAATCCGGCAGCGACACCTCTTTCAGCTCTGTCGCGCCAAGCTGATCGCCGGTGAACTGCGTCGATGCCGGCGGATCAATCACATAGCGTGCGGTTCCGGTGCCGTCCCCGCAGCCCGACAACCCGATGGCAGTTAATGTGATCGCCGCAATTTTTGTTAGCCTGTTCATGTCTTTATCGTCCCAGAATAAAGGCGCGTGGGTTACGTTCTATTGTGCGTGCCAGCGAGCCGAAAGCAGTGGCTGCGCGGCCAAGCTCTGTCATCATGGCGCGGGCCTGCTGGTTAAAGACGCTGTCACCGCCATAGGCTGCAATGACAACCTCTGCCCGCGCAGCAAGCCGCTGAAAGCGTTCGGACAGCTCGGGCAGGGTCTGCGCGGCCTCGGCCACCTCATCGGCTGCGACCCGCGCTGAATCGAGCGCTTCATTCAAGCTGCCTGCCGCATTTCCATCCCGCAGATCGTTCAGCAGGCCAGAGGCGGCTTCAAGCGTGTCCGACAAGTTGCGTGGCAGTTGTTCGGCATCTTCCGTGCCCAGCATGGCACGGATATCGGCAAGTATCCCCTCTGCCTGTGCAGAAATCTCTTCGAAACCGAATTCTTCGACCGCAGCCGCAGCCTCATCAATCTGATCGACCATCTCGGGCACATCGACAGCGGCAAGCCGCACGGCCTCAGCGGCCTGCGCCGCCTCGTCCAGAGCACGGGACAGATTTGCTGCGGCTTCGCCTTCTCGCAGATCTTCGAGGACGCTTGAAGCTGCCTCCAGCGTGGCGGCCAGATCAGCGGGCAACTGCCGTGCCTCTTCGGTGCCGACGACCTGACGCAGGTCCGCCAGAACGCCCTCGGCCTCTGTCGATATTTCGGCAAAGCCGAATTCTTCGATTGCAGCCGCAGCACCTTCCATTTGCGTAACCATTTCCGGCACATTAGCAGCAGCCAGACGCACGGCTTCGGCAGCCTGCGCCGCCTCGTCCAAAGCGCGAGAAAGGTTCGCAGCCGCATTCGCCTCGCGAAGCTCAGACGTCATGGCCTGAATATCGGCGGCGGCCGCCTGCGTGTCATCCAGTGCCGTGCGCAGCGCCTTCGGAATGGCCTGCGTATCGGGCGATGCCGCAACCTGCGTGATGGCGTCCATCATATTTGTCGCGGATTGCAAAAGCCCTTCAAGGTTCAGACCGCCGAGCCTTGTAAACAGCCCCTCTGCCGAAGCGCCAAGGTCCGATACCTCCGGCGCGATGGATGGGATGATCGGATAGGGTTCGGCAGCAACGTCCAACGCGGCGGGCGCAGACATAGGCTGATCAACCAAGTCGATCACCTTCGAAATGCCAAGGAAGCCGGACGAGGACACACGCGCGCGCAACCCGCCAGCAACGCGGTCTTCGAAGAAGCGAAGCGCCTCTTCCTGCGTTGCGCCGGGCTCCAGCCCCAGACGACTTGGCGCAACGACGAACGTAATGCGCTGCTTGACCTCTTCACCCTCAGGCCGGTTCTCATCGATATCGACGCCAAGCTCTGTGACACGGCCAACGGCCAGCCCTTCATATTCCACATCGGAATCCGTGGTCAGCCCGTTCAGGTCGTTGTCCACCAGCATACTCAGGCGAATGTCATCCTCGGCAGAGCCGAACAGGCTGGCGCGCGCGGCTTCTTCGTCGGGCTGTAATCGGAACAGATGCCCGGCCTCAATCGGCTGGCCGCCTGCGGCCATTGTAGAAAAGGCAACACCGCCCTGAACCACCTGCGATAACGAGGCGACGTCAAGGCTCAACCCCTGTGCACCGAGCGAAACCGAAAAGCCCGACGTATCCCAGAATACGCTGGCAGAGGTCAGGCGCTTGTCGTGCGGTGCCTCGATAAACACATCCGCAAGCACGGATTCATCTTCTTCCGACAGCCGAAGGTTCTGCATACGACCTACTTCCAGCCCCCGGAATGTCACAGGCGCGCCTTCGGCCAAACCCTTTGCACCGGCGGATGACAGGACGAACCATGTGCCTTCGCTGGCCAGCCGCGCCAGTGTCGGCTGGTTCAGACCGACAAAGTTGGTTTCCTTTTCTCCGGCATCGGAATCCCAGAACCCTTCGATGAACACCCCCGAAAGCACGGTATCCAGACGCGATATGCCTTGCGCAGAAACGATAGGCCGGACAATCCAGAACTCTGCCTCTGTGTCGATATATTCGACGACCTCGGGCTCTACACGAATATTGACCAGCACATTGCGCAGATCATCGGTGAAGCTGACGCTTTCGACTTCACCGACGGTCACTTCGCGGAATCTCAGTGACGTTTCCCCCGGCACAATGCCCGTGGCATCACTGAACTCAACAGAGATCACCTCGCCTCGCCCGGAATAGGCGTTCCATGCAAGGCCAAGCGTTACGGCAAGTGCAAGAATTGGAACCAGCCAGACCAGCGAAAAGCCGGCCTGCGCGGCTTTGGCAGCCGTTCGTCGCGCCGGGCTTGCCGGACGGGGGGCAGAACTATCACTCATTAACGTCCTTCCGGCCACGTAGGGGTAAGCCGCGCCAGATCAGGCGCGGATCGAAACTTTGCGCCGAGAGCATGGTGAATGCAACCGACAGCGCAAATGACGCCGCAGCAGGACCCGGCTTGATCGACACGAAAAAGCCAAGCTGCACGAGCGCCGAGAGGATTGCGACGACGAAAACGTCAATCATCGACCAGCGGCCGATAAATTCCACAACCTCGAAAATATGCAGGCGGTTATGTGCATCTTCGATGGTCGCGGGCTTACCCGCCACGATGGCAAGCCAGATAATGGCGATGAATTTGCCGATCGGCACCATGACCGATGCGATGAATATCACAAGGGCGATCCACCAGTCGCCATAGTGAATAAGCTGCAAGACACCGCCGATGATTGTTGCGTCACCGCTGCCGCCCAGGCCGCCAAGCGACCTCGTGCTCATCATCGGCATCAGGTTGGCCGGGATATAGAAAACCATTCCTGCCAGCAGCCATGCCCAGACAGCCTGCAAACCGCGACGATCCGGGGGCGTCAGCGCCGCGCCGCATCTTGCGCATTCCTTGGTGTCATCAGGCCAGACACGGCCACAACTGCGGCACCCGATCAGCCCGGCACGATGCGACGTCAGTGTAGTCGCTTGGGTCTGTCTGGCCCCTGCCGCCTGTGCAGCATCTTGATTGGCTTCGGCTGCCTGCGTCATTCAAACCCCACCATTTCACGCCCATCGGTGCGCAGGCCCCCATCCTCGATCGCATCCCATATCGTTGCTGAGGACATGAAGCTCTTGTTGGCAAGGCTGACGAAGATCAGCGCACAGAACGCCCAGAAGGCTGGGCCGAAACTGATCGTTGCAAGCCCGCCGACCTTCACCATCGCCACCGCAGTCCCGATGATAAAAATTTCAGCCATTGACCAGGGCTTCATCTGCTCTGACAGACGAAAGGCTCTCGCGGCACCGGCATAGGGGCGTTTGCCGCGGGCAAGCGGCCAGAGCGTGTAAACGAGCAATCCTGCCCTGAGCGCAGGCAGCGCCACGACCATTCCCAATATCCCAACGGTCAGCGGCGCGATGAAGCCTTCGGAAAAGGCCATCGCCACACCGAAAAGCGATGTTTTGTTGCCCAGCCCCATTCGCGAGACTTCAAGGAAAGGAAAGAAAATCGCCCCGACCATCAGAACCATTGTGGTAATCGCCAGTGCGATGATCTGCGTAAAAGCACCAGCACGCGGACGCGCCAGCACCGTGTTGCAGCGCAGACAACGGGCGGTTTCACCGTCGCTAAGCTCTTCCTCGACATATAACGCATCGCAACGGGGGCAGGCGATCAGCCCCTCGCCGGTGGTCATGTCATATTCACCCGGTTGCAACATCAGAATAAAATACGGCTCACTGCGCCGCCATCAAGGCCAAGGAACCATGAGCCTGATGATTTAAGCGTGACTGCGCGTTCGCGGTTACAGATGCCACATGCTTCAATTCCGCCGCGTGACCGGGCAGAGTGGCGAAATCCGGGACGAGGAGGGGTCATGGACTACGATTTCATTATCGTTGGCGCGGGCAGTGCGGGCTGCGTGCTGGCCAACCGCCTGTCGGCCGATCCGGGCACGCGTGTTCTGCTGCTGGAGGCAGGTGGCCGCGATAACTATCACTGGATACATATTCCCGTCGGCTATCTGTATTGCATCGGCAACCCGCGAACCGACTGGGGCTTTCGCACAGCGCCCCAACCCGGACTGCATGGCAGAGAGTTGCTGTACCCCCGCGGCAAGGTTCTTGGCGGATGTAGTTCCATCAACGGGATGCTCTATCTGCGCGGTCAGTCACGCGACTATGACGGCTGGCGGCAGCTAGGGTGCACCGGCTGGGGCTGGGACGACGTCCTGCCCTATTTCCTGAAGTCCGAGGATTACTTTGCAGGCGACAGCGAACACCATCGCCGCGGCGGAGAATGGCGGGTCGAGGCGCAACGACTGA contains the following coding sequences:
- a CDS encoding MlaD family protein — translated: MSDSSAPRPASPARRTAAKAAQAGFSLVWLVPILALAVTLGLAWNAYSGRGEVISVEFSDATGIVPGETSLRFREVTVGEVESVSFTDDLRNVLVNIRVEPEVVEYIDTEAEFWIVRPIVSAQGISRLDTVLSGVFIEGFWDSDAGEKETNFVGLNQPTLARLASEGTWFVLSSAGAKGLAEGAPVTFRGLEVGRMQNLRLSEEDESVLADVFIEAPHDKRLTSASVFWDTSGFSVSLGAQGLSLDVASLSQVVQGGVAFSTMAAGGQPIEAGHLFRLQPDEEAARASLFGSAEDDIRLSMLVDNDLNGLTTDSDVEYEGLAVGRVTELGVDIDENRPEGEEVKQRITFVVAPSRLGLEPGATQEEALRFFEDRVAGGLRARVSSSGFLGISKVIDLVDQPMSAPAALDVAAEPYPIIPSIAPEVSDLGASAEGLFTRLGGLNLEGLLQSATNMMDAITQVAASPDTQAIPKALRTALDDTQAAAADIQAMTSELREANAAANLSRALDEAAQAAEAVRLAAANVPEMVTQMEGAAAAIEEFGFAEISTEAEGVLADLRQVVGTEEARQLPADLAATLEAASSVLEDLREGEAAANLSRALDEAAQAAEAVRLAAVDVPEMVDQIDEAAAAVEEFGFEEISAQAEGILADIRAMLGTEDAEQLPRNLSDTLEAASGLLNDLRDGNAAGSLNEALDSARVAADEVAEAAQTLPELSERFQRLAARAEVVIAAYGGDSVFNQQARAMMTELGRAATAFGSLARTIERNPRAFILGR
- a CDS encoding TldD/PmbA family protein, with amino-acid sequence MLRDLTHALLQAARDEGAEEAEAMAIRAAATGIDVRNGSLEHAERAEGVEIGLRVLISGRQASVSGADHRQDTIRTMARRAVAMARSAPVDDSLGLADTDQLATETEGDYLQQFDTSEAPDPAALEDRALRAEAAALSVDGVRTVESANASYSHRESWLAMSNGFEGGHRRSQHATSCTAISGSGPGMERDHAGEGRIWAEDMPSAEEIGQLAGERAVARSGAHRPPTGAFPIIYDERISSGLIGHLLSAVNGTAIVRGASWLRDAMDMQVLPESITVQENPHLPRMSSSRVFDAEGLPTKPRDIVRDGLLTSWTLDLATARKLGLESTASAVRGLGGPPAPGLSNIRMTEGDHSRDELIADMGRGLLVTSLIGSSINPTTGDYSRGAAGFWVENGKISYPVNECTIAGNLRDMLMRLTPANDARDWRAVRVPSLLVEGMTVAGA
- a CDS encoding paraquat-inducible protein A, which produces MLQPGEYDMTTGEGLIACPRCDALYVEEELSDGETARCLRCNTVLARPRAGAFTQIIALAITTMVLMVGAIFFPFLEVSRMGLGNKTSLFGVAMAFSEGFIAPLTVGILGMVVALPALRAGLLVYTLWPLARGKRPYAGAARAFRLSEQMKPWSMAEIFIIGTAVAMVKVGGLATISFGPAFWAFCALIFVSLANKSFMSSATIWDAIEDGGLRTDGREMVGFE
- a CDS encoding paraquat-inducible protein A, yielding MTQAAEANQDAAQAAGARQTQATTLTSHRAGLIGCRSCGRVWPDDTKECARCGAALTPPDRRGLQAVWAWLLAGMVFYIPANLMPMMSTRSLGGLGGSGDATIIGGVLQLIHYGDWWIALVIFIASVMVPIGKFIAIIWLAIVAGKPATIEDAHNRLHIFEVVEFIGRWSMIDVFVVAILSALVQLGFFVSIKPGPAAASFALSVAFTMLSAQSFDPRLIWRGLPLRGRKDVNE
- a CDS encoding PqiC family protein, which gives rise to MNRLTKIAAITLTAIGLSGCGDGTGTARYVIDPPASTQFTGDQLGATELKEVSLPDYAAADELSWQGTDGAVRSSTKILWADNPERAFTITLARAISEISGGSVVPEPWPFPSPPQHRLDVRVEQALAANDGYFRLKGRYFVAAEGGGAGSHHTRVFDIAVPVDQDNPQAVANAASVAITMLAEQIAALGGPGTTIVATVPGGGDPYADLPPLF
- a CDS encoding 3'(2'),5'-bisphosphate nucleotidase CysQ, with translation MPAPEEDLKLLVSAAEKAGEIARRYWRQEPVTWEKDLGAGPVTEADLAVNDFLSSELLGARPEYGWLSEESPDDPARLDALHCFIIDPIDGTRAFIDGQEGFSHSLAIARGDRIVAAVVHLPVKRLTYAAHENGAATLNGKAIRVSEAAMPDADVLTTKASLAPAFWKGGNPPEFKRSFRPSLAWRLCLVAEGRFDATLSLRSAWEWDIAAGSLIAEKAGASVTTMTGRPMRFNNPQPMLDGLVIAGPTLHAEFMAHLEGR